The following is a genomic window from Amycolatopsis sp. BJA-103.
GGATCCGCCCGTACTCCGGTTCGAAGCCGGCGACCTCGTGCGCCGTGCGCATGGCGACCACCAGGGTGATCAGGTCGAGGCCGAGCGTGTCCGAGCGGGTGCGCCCGCCCGTGACGGCGTACGACCGGACCAGCGGACCGGCCTCGTCCTCGAACCACGACTCGTGCCGCCCGCTCATGGCGAACTGGGAGTCGCGGCGCGGGGCGCCGAAGTGAGCACCGCGCCGACCCGTTTGACCATCATGTTCATCTCGTAGGCCACGAGACCCATGTCCGCGTCTTCCTTGGCCAGCAGCGCGAGGCACGCGCCGCGGCCCGCCGCGGTGACGAACAGGAAGGCGTGGTCCATCTCCACCATGGTCTGGCGGACGTTGCCGCCGCCGAAGTGCCGTCCCGTGCCCCTGGCGAGGCTCTGGAACGCCGACGCCACCGCGGACAGGTGCTCGCCGTCCTGCTCCGACAGGTTGCCGGATCGTCCGATGAGCAGACCGTCCGCCGAAAGGACTACCGCCCTGTCCGCACCGCTGACCCGCTTGACCAGGTCATCCAGCAACCAGTCGAGTTCACTGACTCCCGCGTTGGCCATCTAGTCACGATCTCCGTACATGTCGTGGTCGGTGTAGTCGTCGGTGGGCTCGGTGTCCCGGCCGCGGCGCGTCCCCTGCTGGAACGCGGCGAGGCGGTTCCTGGCCAGCTCGGGGGTGTCCTCGCGGACCTCCTCGCGCTGGGCGGCAGGCCGGTCCTCCATCAGCTGGGGGACCAGGTTCGTCTGACGGCGGCGCTGCGGCAGCGGTGGCCTGCCCGGCGCCTCGGGGCCGGGTCGCCGGGTCTGCGGCGGACGGCCGTCCTGCGGTCGGGTGTCGGCGGGCGGCCACGCCGGCGGCTGCACCGGCTGCGGCCGGGCCTCGGCACGCGCGGGCTCCGGGCGGATCGGCTCGGGGCGGGGCGTTTCGGGCCGGGGCACCCGCGGCTGGCGCGAGGGCAGCGGCGGCAACGAGGCGCCGGGCGAATCGGGACCGGGCTGGTGCATGACCGGGGCCTGAGGGGCCACCGGCATCGGCACGGGGAGCTCGGGCCGTTCCGCGGGGAACTCGGTGCGGTGCCGGGCACGACGGCCCGGGAGCAGCGGTGCGGCGTCCGGCACCTCGGTGCTCTCGGGGTCCACCTCGTCCTCCGGCTGATCAGACGGGACCGGCGCGAGCAGGTCGGTGCGGACGAGCACGATGGCCCTGGTGCCGCCGTACGCGGACTCGCGCAGGTGCACGGAGATCCCGTGCCGCGCGGCGAGCCGCGCGACCACGAACAGGCCCAGCCGTGGCTCGGCTGACAACGCCATGATGCCGAAGTCCGGCGGATCGGCCAACATCCCGTTCAGCTCGGCGGCCTGCTCGGGCTCGATGCCGAGGCCCTGGTCCTCGACCTCGATCACGACGCCCTTGCCGACCACGTTGCCCCGGAGTTCGACGCGCGACTGCGGCGGCGAGAACGAGGTCGCGTTGTCGATCAGCTCCGCGAGCAGGTGCACGAGGTCGCCGACGACCGGGCCCTGCACCGCGATCGCGGGCATCTTCGCCGTCTTCACCCTGGCGAAGTCCTCGGTCTCGGCCGAGGCGCCACGGGTCAGCTCGGCCAGCGTGACCGGCTTGCGCCACTGGCGGCCGGGCTGGCCGCCACCGAGGATGATCAGGTTCTCCGCGTTGCGGCGGGCGCGGGTGGAGAGGTGATCCAGCTGGAAGAGCGTCTCCAGCTGCTCCGGGTCCTCCTGCTTGCGCTCGGCCTGGTCGAGCACCTTGAGCTGGCGGTGCACGATCACCTGGCTGCGGTGCGCGATGTTGAGGAACACCGTCTTGGTGCCTTCACGGGTCCTCGCCTCTTCGACGGCGGCCGCGATGGCGGTCTGCTGCGCCTTGTTGAAGGCCTCGGCGACCTGGCCGATCTCGTCGTCGCCGTGATCGAGGAAGTGCCCCTTGTCGTCGAGGTCGACGGGCTCGCCCGCCCGCACCCGGTCCACCAGTTCGGGCAGCCGGATCTCGGCGACGTCGAGGGTGTCCTCACGCAGCCG
Proteins encoded in this region:
- a CDS encoding roadblock/LC7 domain-containing protein produces the protein MANAGVSELDWLLDDLVKRVSGADRAVVLSADGLLIGRSGNLSEQDGEHLSAVASAFQSLARGTGRHFGGGNVRQTMVEMDHAFLFVTAAGRGACLALLAKEDADMGLVAYEMNMMVKRVGAVLTSAPRAATPSSP
- a CDS encoding nitrate- and nitrite sensing domain-containing protein, translating into MKQISLRRGRGSSIRSRVLTIALIPSIALMLVGLAIGGYLIFDAVNGRDYAQRIRGSEAPTVPFFGQIQEERRLTLRELAGDRSQHAALVEQRAKTDAATQGVVSYLQTLVGNSPDSVQRNIATVSGLFQKMPQIRQSADSGQLPLLDAFTYYNQIVDQFVEGLTGFAQDAPNAENAYQRITAVPLFTAIDQLQRSNSLAAAAVAGGGFTDETYRAYVTQVGSYRSLLESSVTRMSPGVKAKFDQLVASDPWKAVNTVENTFLQNSKATLPVPEQLWLQSARGVGDAMMRGFVEQSGAATTQAIDDADRTLITSAIAAVIALLVAIGVFVVALRLSNRLIGRLARLREDTLDVAEIRLPELVDRVRAGEPVDLDDKGHFLDHGDDEIGQVAEAFNKAQQTAIAAAVEEARTREGTKTVFLNIAHRSQVIVHRQLKVLDQAERKQEDPEQLETLFQLDHLSTRARRNAENLIILGGGQPGRQWRKPVTLAELTRGASAETEDFARVKTAKMPAIAVQGPVVGDLVHLLAELIDNATSFSPPQSRVELRGNVVGKGVVIEVEDQGLGIEPEQAAELNGMLADPPDFGIMALSAEPRLGLFVVARLAARHGISVHLRESAYGGTRAIVLVRTDLLAPVPSDQPEDEVDPESTEVPDAAPLLPGRRARHRTEFPAERPELPVPMPVAPQAPVMHQPGPDSPGASLPPLPSRQPRVPRPETPRPEPIRPEPARAEARPQPVQPPAWPPADTRPQDGRPPQTRRPGPEAPGRPPLPQRRRQTNLVPQLMEDRPAAQREEVREDTPELARNRLAAFQQGTRRGRDTEPTDDYTDHDMYGDRD